A single genomic interval of halophilic archaeon DL31 harbors:
- a CDS encoding 20S proteasome A and B subunits (PFAM: Proteasome, subunit alpha/beta~KEGG: hje:HacjB3_15195 20S proteasome A and B subunits), whose amino-acid sequence MPTVIAFEAAEGVVVAADRAVIRDNTVASTSAERVLDFEDCGGAVVDDPKTVRRELDAKLRSYCTEHGQSPTIEPFTRMVEAVAGDVGTDAAVAARDSDGTAELRAVYADGSVLTDPPLALGTGAELALGRLEASRPSDLEEAAAFAEDVLAGVAERDTRTGEEHDVWTLADD is encoded by the coding sequence ATGCCCACCGTCATTGCATTCGAGGCAGCCGAGGGTGTCGTCGTCGCCGCCGACCGCGCCGTCATCAGGGATAACACTGTCGCGAGCACCAGCGCTGAGCGGGTGCTGGATTTCGAGGACTGTGGCGGCGCCGTCGTCGATGACCCCAAGACGGTGCGCCGGGAACTCGACGCGAAACTCCGGAGCTACTGCACGGAACACGGCCAGTCGCCGACCATCGAGCCGTTCACCCGCATGGTCGAGGCCGTGGCCGGCGACGTAGGCACGGACGCTGCTGTCGCCGCCCGGGACAGCGATGGGACGGCAGAGCTCCGAGCGGTCTACGCCGACGGGAGCGTGCTGACGGACCCGCCGCTGGCACTGGGGACCGGTGCGGAACTCGCCCTCGGGCGACTGGAAGCCTCACGACCGAGTGATCTCGAGGAAGCCGCCGCGTTCGCCGAGGACGTGTTGGCCGGCGTCGCCGAGCGGGACACCCGGACCGGCGAGGAACACGACGTGTGGACACTCGCGGACGACTGA
- a CDS encoding signal recognition particle-docking protein FtsY (TIGRFAM: Cell division transporter substrate-binding protein FtsY~PFAM: Signal recognition particle, SRP54 subunit, GTPase; Signal recognition particle, SRP54 subunit, helical bundle~KEGG: hla:Hlac_0821 signal recognition particle-docking protein FtsY~SMART: ATPase, AAA+ type, core): MFDGLKDKLGSFRKDVEEEVEEKEADAADEAAADAEAAEADASEDTEEPSTPAAAPDRESADDEDEDADDSGPGRIRQAAAFATGRVIIEEDDLAQPLWSLEMALLESDVEMSVAEEILDSVREALIGESRKQVDTTAELVEDALHDALVDVISVGQFDFEARIAEADKPVTVVFTGVNGVGKTTSIAKMSEWLGDRDYSSVLANGDTYRAGANEQIQKHAENVGRKLISHEQGGDPAAVIYDGVEYAEANDIDVVLGDTAGRLHTNNDLMTQLEKIHRVVDPEMTLFVDEAVAGQDAVERAREFNKAAEIDGTVLTKADADSSGGAAISIAHVTGKPVLFLGTGQGYDDIQAFDPEELVGQLLAEEE; the protein is encoded by the coding sequence ATGTTCGACGGACTCAAGGACAAACTCGGCTCCTTCCGCAAGGACGTCGAGGAGGAGGTCGAGGAGAAAGAGGCCGACGCCGCCGACGAAGCGGCGGCAGACGCCGAAGCGGCCGAGGCGGATGCGTCGGAAGACACAGAAGAACCCTCGACCCCGGCAGCAGCGCCGGACCGTGAGTCCGCAGACGACGAAGACGAGGACGCGGACGACAGCGGCCCCGGCCGGATCCGGCAGGCCGCAGCGTTCGCGACCGGTCGCGTCATCATTGAGGAAGACGACTTAGCGCAGCCGCTCTGGTCTCTCGAGATGGCGTTGCTCGAGAGCGACGTGGAGATGAGCGTCGCCGAGGAGATTCTGGACAGTGTCCGCGAGGCGCTGATCGGCGAGAGCCGCAAGCAGGTTGACACCACCGCGGAACTGGTCGAGGACGCGCTCCACGACGCACTGGTCGACGTGATTTCTGTCGGCCAGTTCGACTTCGAAGCGCGCATCGCCGAGGCCGATAAACCGGTCACGGTCGTCTTCACTGGCGTCAACGGCGTCGGCAAGACCACCTCCATCGCCAAAATGAGCGAGTGGCTGGGCGACCGCGACTACAGTTCGGTGCTGGCCAACGGCGACACCTACCGTGCCGGCGCGAACGAGCAGATCCAGAAACACGCCGAGAACGTCGGCCGCAAACTCATCTCTCACGAGCAGGGCGGTGACCCCGCCGCGGTCATCTACGACGGTGTGGAGTACGCCGAAGCCAACGATATCGACGTTGTGCTGGGTGACACCGCCGGCCGGCTCCACACCAACAACGACCTGATGACCCAGTTGGAGAAAATCCACCGGGTCGTCGACCCCGAAATGACGCTGTTCGTCGACGAGGCCGTCGCCGGGCAGGACGCCGTCGAGCGCGCCAGAGAGTTCAACAAGGCCGCCGAAATCGACGGCACTGTGCTCACAAAGGCCGACGCCGACTCCTCGGGCGGTGCGGCTATCTCCATCGCCCACGTCACGGGCAAGCCCGTCCTCTTCCTGGGGACGGGGCAGGGGTACGACGACATCCAGGCGTTCGATCCCGAGGAGCTGGTGGGGCAGCTGCTGGCCGAGGAGGAGTAG
- a CDS encoding Signal recognition 54 kDa protein (HAMAP: Signal recognition 54 kDa protein~PFAM: Signal recognition particle, SRP54 subunit, GTPase; Signal recognition particle, SRP54 subunit, helical bundle; Signal recognition particle, SRP54 subunit, M-domain~KEGG: hbo:Hbor_01000 signal recognition particle subunit ffh/SRP54 (SRP54)~SMART: ATPase, AAA+ type, core) has translation MVLDNLGSSLRGTMDTLRGKSRLDEEDVEEIVKEIQRSLLQADVEVDLVMELSSSIEERALNEEPPGGTSARDHILKIVYEEMVEVVGESTEIPLEPQTLMLSGLQGSGKTTTAAKIAWWFSKKGLRPAVIQTDTFRPGSYQQAKQMAENAEVEFYGDPDAEDPVQIARDGLEATSDADVHIVDTAGRHALEDDLIEEIEEIERAVDPDRNLLVLDAAIGQGAKAQAREFDDAIGVDGVTITKLDGTAKGGGALTAVNETDSSIAFLGTGETVQDIERFEPNGFISRLLGMGDLKQLSERVERAMAETQEGEDDWDPEDMLEGNFTLKDMQRQMDAMNKMGPLDQVMDMIPGMGGGMMDQLPDDAMDVTQDRMRNFEVIMDSMTDEELEDPRSIGASQVQRIARGSGTDEETVRELLQQHKMMDRTLNQFQGMGDGDMQRMMKKMQGEGGGGGGLGGMGPFG, from the coding sequence ATGGTACTCGACAATCTGGGCAGCTCCCTGCGGGGCACGATGGACACGCTCCGCGGGAAATCCCGCCTCGACGAGGAGGACGTCGAGGAGATCGTCAAGGAGATCCAGCGGTCGCTCCTCCAGGCCGACGTCGAGGTCGACCTCGTGATGGAGCTCTCCTCGAGCATCGAGGAGCGCGCACTCAACGAGGAGCCCCCCGGCGGCACCTCCGCCCGCGATCACATCCTCAAAATCGTCTACGAGGAGATGGTCGAGGTGGTCGGCGAGTCCACGGAGATTCCGCTCGAGCCCCAGACGCTCATGCTCTCGGGGCTGCAGGGCTCCGGGAAGACCACGACGGCAGCCAAAATCGCCTGGTGGTTCTCAAAGAAGGGCCTCCGCCCGGCGGTCATCCAGACCGACACGTTCCGGCCCGGCTCCTACCAGCAGGCAAAGCAGATGGCCGAGAACGCAGAAGTGGAGTTCTACGGCGACCCCGATGCCGAAGACCCCGTCCAGATCGCTCGCGACGGCCTCGAAGCCACCAGCGACGCGGACGTGCACATCGTTGACACCGCCGGCCGACACGCGCTCGAAGACGACCTCATCGAGGAGATCGAGGAGATCGAGCGGGCGGTCGACCCCGACCGGAACCTCCTGGTCCTCGACGCCGCCATCGGGCAGGGCGCGAAAGCCCAGGCCCGCGAGTTCGACGACGCCATCGGCGTCGACGGCGTCACGATTACCAAACTCGACGGGACCGCGAAAGGTGGCGGGGCGCTGACTGCGGTGAACGAGACGGATTCGTCTATTGCCTTCCTCGGCACCGGTGAGACGGTCCAGGACATCGAGCGCTTCGAGCCGAACGGGTTCATCTCCCGGCTGCTCGGTATGGGTGACCTCAAACAGCTCTCCGAGCGCGTCGAGCGCGCGATGGCCGAAACCCAGGAGGGCGAGGACGACTGGGACCCAGAGGATATGCTGGAGGGGAACTTCACCCTGAAAGATATGCAGCGCCAGATGGACGCGATGAACAAGATGGGGCCGCTCGACCAGGTGATGGACATGATTCCCGGGATGGGCGGCGGGATGATGGACCAGCTTCCCGACGACGCGATGGACGTGACCCAGGACCGGATGCGGAACTTCGAGGTCATCATGGACTCGATGACCGACGAGGAACTCGAGGACCCCCGCTCCATCGGTGCCTCGCAGGTACAGCGCATCGCCCGTGGCTCGGGTACTGACGAGGAGACGGTGCGGGAGCTGCTCCAACAGCACAAGATGATGGACCGCACCCTGAACCAGTTCCAGGGGATGGGTGACGGCGATATGCAGCGGATGATGAAGAAGATGCAGGGCGAAGGTGGCGGCGGCGGTGGCCTGGGCGGGATGGGACCGTTCGGGTAG